Proteins from one Gossypium raimondii isolate GPD5lz chromosome 8, ASM2569854v1, whole genome shotgun sequence genomic window:
- the LOC105791527 gene encoding myb-related protein 308, whose amino-acid sequence MGRAPCCTKVGLHRGPWTPREDTLLINYVQTHGEGHWRSLPKKAGLLRCGKSCRLRWMNYLRPDIKRGNISTDEDDLIIRLHSLLGNRWSLIAGRLPGRTDNEIKNYWNTYLSKRLLSQGIDPNTHKKLPKPVVQQVSKRKNSRGSNNKQNPKKAKTTLEPAVIPKVHLPKPSKATSIYFPRNDSFDQCNTFSTVCSSQGEEGIGTQVIQGPWSEYVSHGENGTGFLSESGCHPRVPSSEGDNSLEKLYEEYLQFLKANEDQLQLDAFAESLLI is encoded by the exons ATGGGAAGGGCTCCTTGTTGTACAAAAGTTGGGTTGCATAGAGGTCCATGGACTCCGAGAGAAGACACATTGCTTATCAACTACGTTCAAACTCATGGTGAAGGTCACTGGAGATCACTTCCCAAGAAAGCTG GGCTACTCAGGTGTGGAAAGAGTTGCAGGCTGAGATGGATGAACTATCTAAGACCAGATATTAAAAGAGGGAATATATCCACAGATGAAGACGATCTCATCATCAGATTACATTCTCTTCTCGGCAATCGTTGGTCTCTCATTGCCGGGAGGCTCCCTGGTCGAACCGATAACGAGATTAAAAACTATTGGAACACCTATCTGAGCAAAAGACTTCTAAGCCAAGGAATCGACCCCAATACCCACAAGAAACTACCAAAGCCAGTAGTTCAACAAGTGAGCAAGAGAAAGAACAGCAGAGGCAGCAATAACAAGCAGAATCCGAAGAAAGCAAAGACAACACTTGAGCCTGCAGTGATACCAAAAGTCCATCTCCCAAAACCCAGTAAGGcaacttcaatttattttccaaGAAACGACAGCTTCGACCAATGCAATACGTTTAGCACAGTGTGTTCAAGCCAAGGAGAAGAGGGTATAGGTACCCAGGTTATACAAGGCCCTTGGTCAGAATATGTAAGCCATGGTGAAAACGGGACCGGGTTTCTTTCAGAGTCGGGGTGCCACCCTCGTGTGCCATCAAGTGAAGGTGATAATTCTCTAGAGAAGCTTTACGAAGAGTATCTTCAGTTTTTGAAGGCAAACGAAGATCAACTGCAGTTGGATGCTTTCGCTGAATCGTTGCTCATCTGA